One segment of Pyricularia oryzae 70-15 chromosome 3, whole genome shotgun sequence DNA contains the following:
- a CDS encoding arrestin, whose product MRSSFGDGNTSVFAGPTKKMAFAKSHIEIHLHNHFRSMVYNTGSPIQGELVIKTQRDTPFDSVQILLLGLTRTKFEDVGSPHVTTNTLLRLEMPVPESTYPTPRILEAGRTYKIPFNFVVPSHLTLNACEHRVEANHVREYHLALPPTMGFWERDDLSPDMAQVEYLIKARVLRHADVDDNIRALVAREQIKILPTFLEQPPLNAEHLANFYRLSKSKTLRKNLLSHKIGSITASAKQPNAIFLYPDALGTTETVVNVKLVFEPATADAIPPQVTGVSGKILAHTFYSSGAMTNLPDRIPELSRRFLTNRQLSYTATVPLFSDRTQFKTSWTAQLRNTERRDSGYSSSDLQDSKAQERFASPIYHSSEVPVPIRLPSAGSARGGGKTFIPSFASCITSRTYSLQISLTVGGSNSGSTTLALSLPLQIAAIAGVESPRPEVLPDFETAMEDAEVESMLRPRAMTLPDLRYSGNSELPGYA is encoded by the coding sequence ATGCGGTCGTCATTTGGCGATGGCAACACCAGCGTGTTTGCTGGGCCGACCAAGAAAATGGCATTTGCAAAGTCTCATATCGAGATTCATCTCCATAACCACTTCCGGTCCATGGTCTACAACACGGGATCTCCAATCCAAGGCGAGCTGGTGATCAAGACGCAGCGGGATACACCGTTCGACAGCGTGCAAATCCTCCTCCTTGGGCTGACCAGGACGAAATTTGAGGATGTTGGCTCCCCGCACGTTACGACAAACACCCTCCTCAGGCTGGAGATGCCGGTCCCAGAGTCGACTTACCCCACGCCAAGGATCTTGGAGGCTGGTCGCACCTATAAGATTCCCTTCAACTTTGTCGTCCCCAGCCACCTGACATTGAACGCCTGCGAGCACAGGGTGGAAGCCAATCATGTGCGAGAGTACCATCTGGCGTTGCCGCCGACCATGGGTTTCTGGGAGAGGGATGACCTTTCTCCAGATATGGCTCAGGTTGAATACTTGATCAAGGCCAGGGTGCTGCGCCATGCTGATGTTGACGATAACATCAGGGCCTTGGTGGCCAGGGAGCAAATCAAGATCCTGCCGACTTTTCTGGAGCAGCCCCCGTTGAACGCTGAGCATTTGGCAAACTTTTACCGACTCTCAAAGTCAAAGACGCTTCGCAAGAACCTACTGTCGCACAAGATCGGCAGTATCACAGCCTCGGCAAAACAGCCCAATGCCATATTCCTCTACCCCGACGCGCTAGGAACGACTGAGACAGTGGTCAATGTGAAGCTGGTATTTGAGCCTGCAACAGCTGATGCGATTCCACCTCAGGTCACCGGGGTTTCGGGCAAGATCCTGGCGCACACATTTTATAGCTCAGGAGCCATGACGAACCTGCCAGACCGCATCCCCGAGCTCTCGAGGAGGTTCTTGACGAACAGGCAGCTCAGCTACACGGCCACCGTACCGCTCTTCTCTGACCGAACGCAGTTCAAGACATCATGGACTGCGCAGTTGAGGAACACAGAGAGGCGAGACTCTGGCTACTCATCCTCTGACCTGCAAGACTCCAAAGCGCAGGAGAGGTTTGCGTCACCCATTTACCACTCTAGCGAGGTCCCTGTGCCCATCCGGCTACCTAGCGCAGGGAGTGCCAGGGGCGGTGGCAAGACCTTCATTCCGTCGTTTGCGAGCTGCATCACCTCGCGCACCTACTCTCTCCAAATCTCCTTGACTGTCGGCGGATCCAACTCGGGGTCAACGACGCTGGCCTTGTCTCTCCCGCTGCAGATCGCGGCCATTGCTGGCGTCGAGTCTCCGAGACCTGAGGTGCTGCCGGACTTTGAGACGGCCATGGAGGATGCTGAAGTCGAGTCGATGTTGAGGCCGCGAGCGATGACGCTCCCAGATCTAAGGTATTCTGGGAACAGTGAGCTTCCCGGATATGCCTGA
- a CDS encoding glutamate-1-semialdehyde 2,1-aminomutase: MATTAEGDFLWGATMQARARKLLLEYQERYVAANPKSADSFGRASVSLAGGNTRSVLHYDPFPMVLVSGRDCFVSSEDGREYVDFVSEYSACMLGHSHPAVAEAVQAVMSRGINLGGASKEEQVLAALLTERIPSMARVRFCNSGTEANTMALTLARHHTGRRKILAFENGYHGGFIGFDSGVLPTTVPFEFVLARYDDATHVRELVDDSFAAIIVEPMQGVGGMIPASRRFLQTLREVADATSAVLIFDEVVTSRLNYNALQSHHGVFPDLTTIGKFWGGGGGGFSFGAFGGKADIMAAMDPPALGGSTSSAQQQRLSHSGTFNNNAFSMTAGAVACRLITREAIARANALGDRLREGITAAGRNAEASPWMWASGFGSMLNVHFGGFAAAELRDLFFFFMLDRGFYVSRRGLIALNLMHTDHHVSQMLGAVRAFVEELVRAVP; this comes from the coding sequence ATGGCTACCACTGCTGAGGGCGATTTCCTCTGGGGAGCCACAATGCAGGCGCGAGCCCGCAAGCTCCTCCTGGAGTACCAGGAGCGGTACGTTGCCGCAAATCCCAAGTCGGCGGATTCGTTCGGTCGCGCCTCGGTCTCTCTTGCGGGAGGCAACACGCGATCCGTTCTACACTACGATCCCTTCCCCATGGTTCTGGTCTCGGGAAGGGACTGTTTTGTATCTTCGGAAGACGGCCGGGAGTATGTCGACTTCGTGTCCGAGTACTCTGCCTGCATGCTGGGTCACTCACATCCGGCGGTGGCAGAAGCGGTTCAGGCAGTCATGAGCAGGGGAATCAACCTCGGCGGCGCGAGCAAGGAGGAGCAGGTTCTGGCCGCACTCTTGACGGAGCGCATTCCCTCCATGGCGCGGGTGCGCTTTTGCAATTCAGGCACCGAGGCAAACACCATGGCGCTCACTCTTGCCCGACACCACACCGGTCGTCGAAAGATCCTCGCTTTCGAGAACGGATACCACGGCGGCTTTATCGGCTTCGACAGCGGCGTGCTTCCTACGACGGTGCCCTTCGAGTTTGTGCTGGCACGGTATGACGACGCTACCCACGTCCGTGAGCTGGTCGACGACTCATTCGCCGCCATCATCGTCGAGCCCATGCAGGGCGTCGGTGGCATGATACCCGCCTCCCGCAGATTCCTACAAACGCTGCGCGAGGTTGCTGATGCGACCAGCGCTGTGCTAATCTTTGACGAGGTGGTTACCTCCCGCCTGAACTACAACGCTCTCCAGTCCCACCACGGCGTTTTCCCCGACCTCACAACTATTGGGAAGttctggggggggggggggggcggctTCTCGTTCGGCGCTTTTGGAGGCAAAGCCGACATCATGGCGGCCATGGATCCTCCGGCGCTCGGCGGATCCACCAGCAGcgctcagcagcagcgcctgAGCCACTCGGGGACGTTCAACAACAACGCCTTCAGCATGACGGCCGGGGCGGTTGCGTGCCGACTCATCACGCGCGAGGCTATTGCAAGGGCCAATGCGCTGGGCGACCGGCTACGGGAGGGCATCACGGCCGCAGGCAGGAACGCAGAAGCATCACCCTGGATGTGGGCCAGCGGTTTCGGAAGCATGCTGAATGTGCACTTTGGGGGATTTGCCGCGGCGGAGCTCCGagatcttttcttcttcttcatgcTAGATCGGGGTTTCTACGTGTCCCGCCGCGGGCTGATTGCGCTCAACTTGATGCATACGGACCACCACGTGAGCCAGATGCTCGGTGCAGTGCGCGCTTTTGTCGAAGAACTCGTTCGGGCAGTTCCATAG
- a CDS encoding phosphatidylinositol phospholipase C, whose amino-acid sequence MATTGMNELDIEKEIKSLDIQLHFSDYQTAPVIANGSPKRLCVPRRTCRSLEVSRAQGAHQQQRILLHGDGSSVQPVSHSQLYNVHHSSERSRKTHWEPNTWMDRIPDDRPVNQLSIPGTHDSCARSQVIYVQTQTQTVSEQLFSGVRALDLRLRRRSNGQLFCYHGGVPLGSFGRPLALSTVMTEVWAFMIQTGFTETVLVSIDNDDPADRESAEGRHAFYEAVDDFIRQTPRWGKGEGGRAGPDGGEGSSRWYLAPQTPMLGQVRGKAILLRRFAAEGGHCTSPRAAHGNSSSEDSKTTDGMGFDLSAWVNNSPDFTIQTPHAQFRIQDRWKYSERIRLGDLVESKSDLVKNLMDQAIQQDRERGLLDVTQHHDLWFIHFTSAVGEPFKHGEIATARSIAVGDFVGWGKWQPGVNIAIAQFIKQYAPSGRRQRLGVVFMDFAVLPEDAGLLDSIIATNFNSIGEDAVVMRP is encoded by the coding sequence ATGGCAACTACAGGAATGAACGAACTAGACATTGAGAAGGAAATTAAATCTCTCGACATTCAACTACATTTTTCAGATTATCAAACAGCCCCAGTCATCGCCAATGGGTCACCCAAGCGATTGTGTGTCCCCCGCAGGACCTGTCGCTCTCTGGAGGTTTCCCGGGCCCAGGGGGCacatcaacaacaacgaATACTACTGCACGGAGATGGGTCATCTGTACAGCCCGTGTCACACTCGCAACTCTATAATGTCCATCATTCCAGTGAACGTTCAAGGAAAACCCATTGGGAACCCAACACGTGGATGGATCGCATACCAGACGACAGACCAGTCAACCAACTCAGCATTCCCGGCACCCACGACTCGTGCGCCCGGTCCCAAGTCATCTACGTCCAGACGCAGACACAGACCGTGTCGGAGCAGCTGTTCTCGGGCGTGCGCGCTCTCGACCTGCGGCTGCGCCGCCGGAGCAATGGCCAACTTTTTTGCTACCACGGCGGCGTGCCCCTCGGCTCGTTTGGCAGGCCGCTGGCCCTCTCCACCGTCATGACCGAGGTCTGGGCCTTTATGATCCAGACCGGCTTCACCGAGACAGTGCTCGTATCCATCGACAACGACGACCCCGCGGATCGCGAATCGGCTGAAGGTCGTCATGCCTTTTACGAGGCCGTCGACGACTTTATCAGGCAGACTCCGCGCTGGGGAAAGGGGGAGGGCGGTAGGGCCGGGCCGGATGGCGGAGAAGGGTCCTCGCGCTGGTACTTGGCCCCTCAGACGCCGATGTTGGGGCAGGTCCGTGGCAAGGCCATCTTGCTGCGTCGTTTTGCTGCCGAAGGAGGACATTGCACATCTCCGCGTGCTGCCCACGGCAATAGCAGCAGCGAGGACAGCAAGACTACCGATGGCATGGGATTCGACCTCTCGGCTTGGGTTAACAACAGCCCCGACTTTACGATCCAGACACCACATGCCCAGTTCCGGATACAGGATAGGTGGAAATACTCGGAAAGGATTCGGCTCGGCGACCTGGTCGAATCAAAAAGCGATCTTGTCAAGAACCTGATGGACCAGGCCATCCAACAAGACCGAGAGCGGGGGCTCCTGGACGTAACCCAACACCACGATTTGTGGTTCATTCACTTCACCTCCGCCGTAGGCGAACCCTTCAAGCACGGCGAGATCGCAACAGCCAGGTCCATCGCCGTTGGGGATTTTGTCGGATGGGGCAAGTGGCAGCCCGGCGTCAACATCGCCATCGCTCAGTTCATCAAGCAGTACGCACCGTCTGGGCGCAGGCAGAGGCTTGGCGTGGTCTTTATGGACTTTGCGGTCCTGCCTGAAGACGCCGGACTGCTAGACTCCATTATCGCGACAAACTTCAACAGCATTGGTGAGGATGCCGTGGTGATGCGGCCGTGA
- a CDS encoding zinc transporter YKE4 has product MPPMRFNHFLALILGVGVACTLAGTAPGITVSMSLEDLDEKLQQCDVVKEMSAEKAAHFAQTSASSMSALLDMLFPGGPAVNAILATFYISGPPTFLLALCPKNIDPSSLSTMVAFAVGGLMGDTLFHLLPEIFLGEDEPDQARFVLVEPNRNLLLGVGILVGFMTFVAMDKGLRIATGGAGGHDHSHGHSHGAHAHDATVEVVSATSVDTGKGARSRKSAGPDKAAANGSKEVATVKEPTQQVNSSGLLNLIADFTHNITDGLAMSASFYASPTIGATTALAVALHECPHQVGDFALLIQSGFSKWSAIGLQFVTALGALLGTLIGIAVQEFGGSGGEPVLMGAGLWGTSLTWGDMLLPFTAGTFLYVGTVAAVPELLETEAGDKVREVKKTFVQFVAVALGAGIMLYISWH; this is encoded by the exons ATGCCTCCAATGCGATTCAATCATTTTCTCGCCCTCATTCTCGGGGTCGGGGTTGCCTGCACTTTAGCCGGCACCGCGCCAGGAATCACTGTGTCCATGAGCTTGGAGGACCTTGATGAGAAGCTCCAGCAATGTGACGTTGTCAAGGAAATGAGCGCCGAGAAGGCTGCTCATTTTGCCCAGACTTCCGCGTCGTCCATGTCTGCGCTGCTGGACATGCTATTTCCCGGAGGCCCCGCCGTCAATGCCATTCTCGCAACCTT CTACATCTCCGGCCCTCCGACTTTCCTACTGGCACTATGCCCGAAAAACATCGACCCCTCGTCCCTTTCAACCATGGTCGCCTTTGCCGTCGGCGGCCTAATGGGAGACACCCtcttccacctcctccccgagaTCTTCCTGGGTGAGGACGAGCCCGATCAAGCCCgcttcgtcctcgtcgaaCCGAATCGTAACCTCCTCCTTGGCGTCGGCATCCTCGTGGGCTTCATgacgtttgtagccatggacaAAGGGCTCCGTATAGCCACCGGCGGGGCTGGCGGTCACGATCACAGCCACGGCCATTCACACGGAGCACACGCGCACGACGCAACTGTCGAGGTCGTCTCTGCTACATCTGTGGACACCGGCAAGGGTGCGAGGTCGCGAAAGAGTGCCGGTCCCGACAAGGCCGCCGCCAACGGCTCCAAAGAGGTTGCAACTGTCAAGGAGCCCACGCAGCAGGTCAACTCGAGCGGCTTGCTGAATCTGAT TGCGGACTTTACGCATAACATTACCGACGGCCTGGCCATGTCTGCCTCCTTTTACGCATCACCAACCATTGGCGCAACTACAGCACTAGCAG TTGCTCTTCACGAGTGCCCCCACCAAGTTGGAGACTTTGCTCTTCTCATCCAGTCCGGCTTCAGCAAGTGGTCTGCCATCGGTCTCCAGTTCGTGACGGCCCTGGGCGCCCTGCTGGGAACCCTGATCGGTATCGCGGTCCAGGAGTTCGGCGGGAGCGGCGGAGAACCTGTTCTCATGGGGGCCGGTCTCTGGGGTACCAGCTTGACGTGGGGTGACATGTTGCTGCCCTTCACTGCCGGCACCTTCCTGTACGTCGGCACTGTGGCCGCCGTTCCCGAACTACTGGAGACGGAGGCTGGCGACAAGGTGAGGGAGGTGAAGAAGACTTTTGTTCAGTTTGTTGCTGTGGCACTCGGCGCTGGCATTATGCTCTACATTTCCTGGCACTAA
- a CDS encoding multispanning membrane protein, which translates to MEASPARHSLRGLLFLFLVFVLQAQAFYIPGWSIKSYKNEESIPLLVNKVYSDHTQLQFAYYDLPFVCPPTGARHGGLLSGQTISLNLGEVLRGDRIAYSDMQLDMMRDRPCNFLCNAEVSKKDLGRAVEMVRDGYVVEWIVDNLPGATSFVTVDKSRKYYASGFKLGFTDQSTGRPHYFINNHHTIVIRYRNAPGKAGERGGKVIVAFEVYPKSIGPNVPRDESGCPADMHKVDQNFELYMHPNHTASIGGDLEQKSYRPAEEEALDEDKMSIPYTYSVYFREDNSIEWNKRWDLYFVNQEEGSRIHWLAIVNSLIICGLLTAVTMMILAKTIRTDIKGYRDLAEEGKSRLLRKVSEKLRSPPRSPKAGEKTGGLLEQETAVDADVLSDDEAIEDITGWKLLQGDVFRSPTFGFLLAPLVGSGMQLLFMAVGLVALSAFGVLNPSFRGGFVSFGVGLFVFAGIFAGYFSARVFRTFEGKDWRRNSLLTALLIPGLLFGAIFAVNLFVWAQASSTAIPFGTLLALLFLWLCIQLPLVYVGSWYGYVRAGAWEHPTKTVVAIPRQVPRRPWYIQGLPSILFAGLIPFAVIFIELLFVFQSVWQDKSGYYYVFGFLAMVSLILVVTVAEVTVVTIYVQLCFENHNWWWQAFFQGGGSAVWIFLYCVWYYFAKLHITGFVSSMLFFSYSFMACCVYGLLTGTIGFLSAYAFIRRIYGAIKVD; encoded by the exons ATGGAAGCGTCTCCAGCGCGGCATAGCCTTAGGGGTCTTTTATTTCTCTTCTTGGTGTTTGTACTACAAGCCCAGGCTTTCTACATACCAG GATGGTCGATAAAAAGCTACAAGAACGAAGAAAGTATACCATTACTAGTCAACAAGGTCTATTCAGATCACACACAATTGCAATTCGCCTACTATGACCTCCCATTCGTGTGCCCTCCCACGGGAGCCCGTCACGGCGGCCTTCTCAGCGGCCAGACCATCTCCCTCAACCTCGGTGAGGTCCTCCGCGGCGATCGCATCGCCTATTCGGATATGCAACTCGACATGATGCGGGACCGCCCCTGCAACTTCCTTTGCAACGCAGAAGTCAGCAAGAAAGACCTTGGAAGGGCCGTGGAGATGGTGCGCGATGGCTATGTGGTGGAATGGATTGTTG ACAACCTCCCCGGCGCAACATCATTCGTAACCGTCGACAAGTCTCGCAAGTACTACGCCTCGGGCTTCAAGCTGGGTTTCACGGATCAGTCTACCGGGAGACCTCATTACTTTATCAACAACCACCACACCATCGTGATCCGCTACCGCAATGCCCCTGGGAAGGCAGGCGAGCGCGGCGGCAAGGTCATTGTTGCTTTTGAGGTGTACCCCAAGAGCATTGGCCCGAATGTGCCTAGGGATGAGAGCGGCTGCCCAGCCGACATGCACAAGGTCGACCAGAACTTTGAGCTTTACATGCACCCGAACCACACTGCGAGCATCGGCGGCGATCTTGAGCAAAAGTCATACCgcccggccgaggaggaggctcTTGACGAGGACAAGATGTCCATCCCCTACACTTACTCGGTCTACTTTCGCGAAGACAACTCGATCGAGTGGAACAAGCGGTGGGATTTGTACTTTGTCAACCAGGAAGAGGGCTCGCGGATCCATTGGCTCGCCATTGTGAACTCCCTCATCATCTGCGGTCTCTTGACGGCCGTGACCATGATGATCCTTGCCAAGACCATCCGAACCGATATCAAGGGTTACAGGGACTTGGCCGAGGAGGGCAAATCGCGGCTGCTTCGCAAGGTCTCGGAAAAGCTACGCAGCCCTCCCCGCTCGCCCAAGGCCGGCGAGAAGACTGGCGGCTTGCTTGAACAGGAGACTGCAGTAGATGCCGACGTCTTGTCTGATGACGAGGCGATCGAGGACATTACTGGATGGAAGCTACTTCAAGGCGACGTTTTCCGCTCGCCTACGTTCGGCTTCCTTCTCGCGCCCCTGGTCGGATCCGGAATGCAGCTTCTATTCATGGCTGTTGGACTGGTGGCCCTCAGTGCTTTCGGTGTGCTCAACCCTAGCTTCCGCGGAGGTTTCGTAAGCTTTGGTGTcggtctttttgttttcgctGGGATCTTTGCCGGATACTTCTCGGCTCGCGTGTTCCGCACCTTTGAAGGCAAGGACTGGCGCCGCAACTCGCTCCTCACGGCACTTTTAATTCCCGGCCTCCTGTTTGGAGCTATCTTTGCCGTGAACCTCTTCGTCTGGGCTCAAGCTTCCAGCACAGCCATCCCGTTTGGCACCCTCCTTGCTCTGCTGTTCCTGTGGCTTTGCATCCAACTCCCCCTGGTCTATGTCGGATCGTGGTATGGCTACGTTCGCGCGGGAGCTTGGGAGCATCCTACCAAGACGGTTGTGGCCATACCCCGGCAGGTGCCTCGCCGGCCTTGGTACATCCAGGGGTTACCCTCTATTCTATTTGCCGGCTTGATTCCTTTTGCCGTCATCTTTATCGAACTTTTGTTCGTGTTCCAGTCTGTTTGGCAGGATAAGAGCGGTTATTATTACGTATTTGGATTCCTTGCCATGGTCTCGCTCATCCTGGTTGTGACCGTGGCCGAGGTGACGGTTGTGACCATTTACGTGCAGCTCTGCTTTGAGAATCACAACTGGTGGTGGCAAGCCTTTTTCCAGGGCGGTGGCAGTGCAGTTTGGATCTTCCTGTACTGCGTGTGGTACTACTTTGCCAAGCTTCATATCACCGGCTTCGTCAGCAGCATGTTGTTCTTCAGCTATAGCTTCATGGCGTGCTGCGTCTACGGACTTTTGACGGGAACCATTGGATTCTTGAGCGCTTATGCATTTATCAGGCGGATATACGG AGCCATCAAGGTGGACTAA
- a CDS encoding YeeE/YedE family protein → MAASILPGLLSGAAFGASLTGAGVYQPSVIMGQLELEDFHMLQTLLTATAGSAVLASLLQGLGYVKLSPRSFSSFNLLGSADANFVGGALLGGGMALAGSCPGTVAAQIGLGIPSGYWTFVGGVAGGIVWTGFVRPWMARRNAQEGAKTAGKKPCLTVHECVGVSPRVGLVVFEALAAAAIGAALNVKTLSANGTRHIEPVVGGLLIAGAQLVSLLIRRSMVGTSTVFDELGELFWWAVSGGQRPKSMSALAFVTGIILGSATLARAFPTALAGTGFSDVSATRAALGGFAMAIGSRVAGGCTAGHGISGMSLMSVSSIITVASMFISGIVVTKALSF, encoded by the exons ATGGCGGCCTCGATACTCCCCGGCCTGCTCTCAGGTGCCGCATTTGGTGCATCCTTGACGGGTGCAGGAGTATATCAGCCGTCTGTCATCATGGGACAGCTTGAGCTGGAAGACTTTCACATGTTGCAAACCTTGCTTACGGCCACGGCTGGGAGTGC TGTACTTGCATCCCTGCTCCAGGGCCTGGGGTACGTGAAGCTCAGCCCCCGCAGCTTCTCCTCGTTCAACCTCCTCGGCTCGGCAGACGCCAATTTCGTCGGCGGCGCCCTTCTCGGAGGCGGCATGGCCCTGGCCGGTTCCTGCCCAGGAACGGTGGCGGCGCAGATCGGGCTAGGCATACCGTCGGGATACTGGACGTTCGTGGGCGGTGTGGCGGGCGGCATCGTCTGGACGGGGTTCGTGCGGCCGTGGATGGCCCGTCGCAACGCCCAGGAGGGCGCCAAGACGGCCGGCAAGAAGCCGTGCCTGACGGTCCACGAGTGCGTCGGGGTCAGCCCACGGGTCGGGCTGGTCGTCTTTGAGGCGCTGGCCGCTGCCGCCATAGGGGCGGCACTGAACGTCAAGACTCTGAGCGCCAACGGCACCCGGCATATCGAACCGGTAGTGGGCGGGTTGCTGATCGCCGGTGCGCAGCTCGTCTCGCTGCTCATTCGCAGGTCCATGGTGGGCACCTCGACCGTCTTTGACGAGCTCGGCGAGCTTTTCTGGTGGGCTGTTTCCGGTGGGCAGAGGCCCAAGTCGATGAGTGCGCTGGCTTTCGTCACTGGCATCATTCTTGGATCTGCCACCCTGGCGCGGGCGTTTCCCACGGCTCTAGCTGGCACGGGATTCAGCGATGTGTCGGCCACCAGGGCCGCGCTGGGCGGCTTCGCCATGGCCATCGGGTCCAGGGTCGCGGGCGGCTGCACGGCGGGCCATGGTATCAGCGGCATGTCTCTCATGTCGGTGTCGAGCATAATAACGGTCGCTTCGATGTTTATCTCTGGTATTGTGGTCACCAAAGCGTTGTCTTTTTGA